A single Xylanimonas cellulosilytica DSM 15894 DNA region contains:
- a CDS encoding DLW-39 family protein, with the protein MKKLIVLLIAAAAGYAVWRKYTEGNAERDLWSEVTDTLD; encoded by the coding sequence ATGAAGAAGCTGATCGTGCTCCTGATCGCAGCAGCGGCAGGCTACGCAGTCTGGCGAAAGTACACCGAGGGCAACGCCGAGCGTGACCTGTGGTCGGAGGTCACGGACACGCTCGACTGA